A genomic window from Henckelia pumila isolate YLH828 unplaced genomic scaffold, ASM3356847v2 CTG_549, whole genome shotgun sequence includes:
- the LOC140873400 gene encoding shaggy-related protein kinase alpha: MASVGVAPTSGLRESGSHEMGVDRLPEEMNEMKIRDDKEMEATVVDGNGTETGHIIVTTIGGRNGQPKQTISYMAERVVGHGSFGVVFQAKCLETGESVAIKKVLQDKRYKNRELQTMRLLDHPNVVAFKHCFFSTTEKDELYLNLVLEYVPETVHRVIKHYNKLNQRMPLIYVKLYSYQIFRALCYIHRGIGVCHRDIKPQNLLVNPHTHQVKLCDFGSAKVLVKGEPNISYICSRYYRAPELIFGATEYTTAIDIWSTGCVLAELLLGQPLFPGESGVDQLVEIIKVLGTPTREEIKCMNPNYTEFKFPQIKAHPWHKVFHKRMPPEAVDLVSRLLQYSPNLRCSALDAMTHTFFDELRDPNTRLPNGRFLPPLFNFKPHELKGVPEEILIKLVPEHARKQCPFLGL; encoded by the exons aTGGCATCAGTGGGTGTAGCTCCCACTTCTGGTTTAAGGGAGTCTGGCAGTCATGAAATGGGGGTTGATAGGTTGCCCGAGGAAATGAATGAGATGAAAATCCGGGATGATAAG GAAATGGAAGCAACAGTTGTGGATGGTAATGGGACTGAAACTGGCCACATAATTGTGACAACTATTGGTGGTCGAAATGGTCAACCAAAGCAG ACAATTAGCTACATGGCTGAACGAGTTGTTGGACATGGATCATTTGGAGTAGTGTTCCAG GCAAAATGCTTGGAGACTGGCGAATCTGTTGCCATAAAGAAAGTTCTTCAGGACAAGAGGTACAAGAACCGCGAGCTGCAAACAATGCGCCTACTTGACCATCCAAATGTTGTGGCATTCAAACACTGTTTCTTCTCAACAACTGAAAAGGATGAATTGTATCTTAATCTGGTTCTTGAGTATGTTCCTGAAACTGTCCATCGAGTTATCAAACATTATAATAAATTGAACCAGCGGATGCCTCTGATATATGTGAAGCTGTATAGCTACCAG ATCTTTAGAGCATTGTGCTACATCCATCGAGGCATTGGAGTATGTCACAGAGATATAAAGCCTCAAAATTTGTTG GTGAATCCACACACCCACCAGGTTAAATTATGCGATTTTGGAAGTGCAAAAGTGTTG GTCAAAGGGGAACCCAATATCTCTTACATTTGCTCTAGGTATTATAGAGCACCTGAGCTCATTTTTGGAGCGACCGAGTATACTACAGCAATTGATATCTGGTCTACTGGGTGTGTGCTTGCTGAGCTACTTCTTGGACAG CCCCTTTTCCCTGGTGAGAGTGGAGTGGACCAGCTTGTTGAGATTATCAAg GTTTTAGGCACTCCAACAAGAGAGGAAATTAAATGCATGAATCCGAACTATACTGAGTTCAAGTTTCCTCAAATTAAAGCTCATCCATGGCACAAG GTATTCCACAAACGCATGCCCCCAGAAGCGGTTGATCTGGTGTCGAGACTTCTGCAATATTCTCCTAACCTGCGTTGCTCTGCT CTGGATGCCATGACCCACACCTTTTTTGACGAGCTTCGTGATCCAAACACCCGTCTGCCCAATGGGCGTTTTCTTCCCCCATTGTTCAACTTCAAGCCTCATG AGTTGAAAGGTGTTCCTGAGGAAATCCTGATAAAGTTGGTACCCGAGCATGCTCGAAAGCAGTGTCCCTTCCTTGGGTTATAA
- the LOC140873394 gene encoding GDSL esterase/lipase LIP-4-like, protein MNHCCIAIFYFFFLLLPISLLSHCTRPPIIFNFGDSNSDTGGLVAALGFPVNLPNGRAFFAKSTGRLSDGRLIIDFLCQSLNTSLLSPYLDSLGSNFSNGANFAIAGSCTLPKNVPFALNIQVKQFTHFKARSAELLDAGINSVLGNDRFSDALYIIDIGQNDLADSFTKGLSYVQVFNKIPSVLAEIENSVKELYDQGGRKFWVHNTGPLGCLPQKLALVQNDSLDSFGCISSYNEVAQLFNEGLRKLCQELRSDMKDVSVVYVDIYSIKLDIIANSSAYGFSSPLMTCCGSGGPPYNYDKRVSCGFTGYQVCDQQSRFVSWDGVHYTEAANALIASKILSTDYSTPNLNFEFFCQ, encoded by the exons ATGAATCACTGCTGCATCGCCAttttctacttcttcttccttctcCTCCCCATTTCTCTTCTTTCTCACTGCACCAGACCTCCCATCATCTTCAATTTCGGCGATTCCAACTCCGACACCGGCGGACTCGTCGCCGCCCTCGGTTTCCCAGTCAATTTGCCCAATGGCAGAGCTTTCTTTGCTAAATCTACCGGCAGGCTTTCCGATGGACGCCTCATTATCGATTTCCTAT GTCAGAGTCTAAACACAAGTCTTCTAAGCCCATATCTGGACTCATTAGGTTCCAACTTTTCAAATGGTGCGAACTTTGCTATAGCAGGGTCTTGCACGCTGCCTAAAAATGTACCCTTTGCACTGAATATTCAGGTCAAGCAGTTTACACATTTTAAGGCTCGTTCTGCCGAACTTCTTGATGCAG GAATCAACAGTGTTCTTGGCAATGATAGGTTCAGTGATGCTCTTTACATCATTGATATCGGACAAAATGACCTTGCCGATTCATTTACTAAGGGCTTATCCTATGTGCAAGTTTTCAACAAGATTCCATCTGTATTGGCAGAAATCGAGAATTCTGTTAAG GAATTATACGATCAAGGAGGCAGAAAATTTTGGGTCCATAACACAGGGCCATTAGGCTGTCTACCCCAAAAACTTGCTCTAGTTCAAAATGATTCACTCGATTCATTTGGATGCATTTCAAGTTATAATGAAGTAGCACAACTGTTCAATGAAGGACTACGCAAGCTATGTCAAGAATTAAGATCTGATATGAAGGATGTGTCCGTAGTGTATGTCGATATATATTCTATCAAGCTTGATATCATTGCCAACTCCAGCGCATATG GCTTCTCAAGTCCATTGATGACATGTTGCGGTTCTGGAGGACCACCGTACAACTATGACAAAAGGGTTTCATGTGGCTTTACAGGGTATCAGGTCTGCGATCAACAATCCCGGTTTGTGAGCTGGGATGGAGTCCACTACACTGAAGCAGCTAACGCCCTTATAGCCTCAAAGATACTTTCCACCGATTATTCTACGCCAAACTTGAACTTTGAGTTCTTTTGTCAATGA
- the LOC140873395 gene encoding pentatricopeptide repeat-containing protein At4g18975, chloroplastic-like translates to MSRSTSIVVLSRRVCWLITEKAQPLSSKYSTMMHSPNQIQTNPFSLESPKDRINYNAAQFQQNDSATSIPHQIGENVPRKDKITFLVKTLVDLNDSKEAVYSTLDAWVAWERNFPIGAMKNVLLILEKDQQWHRMVQVIKWMLSKGQGNTRGTYGQLIQALDMDNRAEEAYDIWKKKLAFDLHSVPWKLCKLMISIYYRNHRLEDLVKLFNGLEDFDRKPPEKSIVRKVADAYEILGKPEEKERILEKYKDLFAETPNAKAKKHGPSHKRKSGKKG, encoded by the coding sequence ATGTCGAGATCAACTTCTATTGTAGTGCTGTCTAGACGAGTTTGTTGGCTTATAACAGAAAAAGCTCAGCCTCTCTCTTCCAAGTACAGTACAATGATGCATTCTCCTAACCAAATCCAAACCAATCCTTTTTCGCTTGAATCACCAAAGGACAGGATCAATTATAATGCCGCTCAATTTCAGCAAAATGATTCTGCAACTTCAATCCCACATCAAATAGGAGAAAACGTTCCAAGAAAAGATAAGATCACCTTTCTCGTGAAGACGCTTGTGGACCTCAACGATAGTAAAGAAGCAGTGTACAGCACCCTAGATGCTTGGGTTGCATGGGAGAGGAATTTTCCAATCGGGGCTATGAAGAACGTATTGTTGATTCTTGAGAAAGATCAGCAATGGCACAGGATGGTTCAAGTTATTAAGTGGATGCTGAGCAAGGGACAGGGGAACACTAGAGGGACATACGGGCAGCTCATTCAAGCTTTAGACATGGATAACAGAGCAGAAGAAGCGTACGACATTTGGAAGAAAAAACTTGCTTTTGACTTGCACTCTGTTCCATGGAAGCTCTGCAAACTCATGATATCAATTTATTATAGAAACCACAGGCTTGAGGATCTTGTGAAGCTGTTCAATGGTTTGGAAGATTTTGATCGTAAACCCCCGGAGAAATCAATTGTGCGGAAAGTTGCTGATGCGTATGAAATTCTGGGTAAGCCTGAAGAGAAGGAACGGATACTAGAGAAGTACAAGGATCTGTTTGCTGAGACCCCAAATGCAAAGGCCAAGAAACACGGCCCTTCACATAAGAGGAAATCGGGCAAAAAAGGGTGA
- the LOC140873396 gene encoding DNA repair protein XRCC4-like isoform X1, which translates to MEAQKYTCVKLELPTDGSKPEPVFVKGTWSPTCFDLSISNGLEAWTCHATEEEVQERASQWDQTVSDYVDLAERFLGFQQPGSVYGFSDAGNGCRRLSWTFEKNGTKLEWRWKCQPSPDSKKITAEVLDFLMDANIRLSEEVVWKTQSFDRLKVEGEKCLAQSEKLSNERLEFESEIYGKFVQVLNSKKAKLRELRGQLSKQATPRQQLEEEEESTDKTETFDEGSDEEPEKDEVSSSKDVRTTSSRGRKRKQ; encoded by the exons atggaagcaCAAAAGTATACATGCGTGAAGCTGGAATTACCGACTGATGGAAGCAAACCCGAACCTGTATTCGTAAAGGGTACGTGGAGCCCGACCTGCTTTGACCTTTCCATTTCCAATGGACTCGAAGCTTGGACTTGCCACG CTACGGAGGAAGAAGTGCAAGAAAGAGCATCGCAATGGGATCAAACGGTGTCAGATTACGTGGACTTGGCCGAGAGGTTTCTTGGGTTTCAGCAACCTGGCTCAGTTTACGGGTTCTCAGATGCTGGAAATGGATGCAGAAGG CTATCCTGGACATTCGAAAAGAATGGGACGAAACTGGAATGGCGATGGAAGTGCCAACCTTCACCTGATAGCAAGAAAATTACAGCCGAAGTCTTGGACTTTCTAATGGATGCCAATATAAGATTGAGT GAGGAAGTAGTATGGAAAACCCAATCCTTTGACAGGCTTAAAGTGGAGGGCGAAAAATGTTTAGCACAAAGTGAGAAATTAAGCAATGAAAgattggagtttgaatcagaAATCTATGGAAAG TTTGTTCAAGTCTTAAACTCAAAGAAGGCAAAACTCAGAGAGCTTCGTGGTCAACTCTCGAAGCAGGCTACACCTCGTCAACAGCTAGAAGAGGAAGAAGAATCCACGGACAAGACCGAAACTTTtgatgaaggaagtgatgaAGAACCAGAGAAGGATGAGGTGAGCTCTTCTAAAGATGTCCGAACGACTAGCTCACGTGGTCGTAAGAGGAAACAGTAA
- the LOC140873396 gene encoding DNA repair protein XRCC4-like isoform X2, translating to MEAQKYTCVKLELPTDGSKPEPVFVKGTWSPTCFDLSISNGLEAWTCHATEEEVQERASQWDQTVSDYVDLAERFLGFQQPGSVYGFSDAGNGCRREEVVWKTQSFDRLKVEGEKCLAQSEKLSNERLEFESEIYGKFVQVLNSKKAKLRELRGQLSKQATPRQQLEEEEESTDKTETFDEGSDEEPEKDEVSSSKDVRTTSSRGRKRKQ from the exons atggaagcaCAAAAGTATACATGCGTGAAGCTGGAATTACCGACTGATGGAAGCAAACCCGAACCTGTATTCGTAAAGGGTACGTGGAGCCCGACCTGCTTTGACCTTTCCATTTCCAATGGACTCGAAGCTTGGACTTGCCACG CTACGGAGGAAGAAGTGCAAGAAAGAGCATCGCAATGGGATCAAACGGTGTCAGATTACGTGGACTTGGCCGAGAGGTTTCTTGGGTTTCAGCAACCTGGCTCAGTTTACGGGTTCTCAGATGCTGGAAATGGATGCAGAAGG GAGGAAGTAGTATGGAAAACCCAATCCTTTGACAGGCTTAAAGTGGAGGGCGAAAAATGTTTAGCACAAAGTGAGAAATTAAGCAATGAAAgattggagtttgaatcagaAATCTATGGAAAG TTTGTTCAAGTCTTAAACTCAAAGAAGGCAAAACTCAGAGAGCTTCGTGGTCAACTCTCGAAGCAGGCTACACCTCGTCAACAGCTAGAAGAGGAAGAAGAATCCACGGACAAGACCGAAACTTTtgatgaaggaagtgatgaAGAACCAGAGAAGGATGAGGTGAGCTCTTCTAAAGATGTCCGAACGACTAGCTCACGTGGTCGTAAGAGGAAACAGTAA